The following DNA comes from Kitasatospora sp. NBC_01287.
ACCAGGGCGAAGACCTTGTCGAAGTCGGTGTGGTCGTGGCCGAGCTGCTCCAGGGTGCCCTTCGCCTCGGGGTGCAGCGCGTCGAAGCCGCCCTGGGCGAGGGCGATGTCCAGGGCCCAGCTCTGGCCGGTGGAACGGACGGTCATGGGGTACTCCTCGGGGTGCGTCGCAATTGCTAAGTACTTATTGACTAAGTACTTAGCCATTAAGCACGCGGGTTAGGCTCACTGTCAAACCCGCCGCCCCACCTGCCCCGGAGACGAACCGCCGATGCCCGACGCCACCGCCGACCGCACCCCGGAGCCCGCACCCGACCACGGGCGGGCCGGCGACCTGGACCAGCTCGCCCGGGCCGCCTACCGACTGAGCGCGGCCGACGCCCGGCTGCGCGGCCGGGCCACCCGCACGCCGGGCGCGCTCTCCCTCACCCACGCCCGGGCGCTGCGCGCGCTGGCCGACCAGGGGCCGCTGCCGGTGGGCCGACTGGCCGCCGCCACCGAGACGACCGGCGCCGCAACCACCCAGCTGGTCAACGGGCTTGTCGCGGCCGGCTACGTCAGCCGGGAGCGCCCGCCGGGCGACAAGCGCTCCGTCCTGGTCACCCTCACCGAGGAGGGACGCCGGCGCCACGAGGAGCGCCAGGCCGTACTGCTCGACGCCCTGCGGGACTCGCTCACCCAGCACGACAGCGCCGCCCTGGCAGCGGCCGCCGACGTGCTCGGGCGGCTGGCCGAGATCTACGACCTGCTCTGACGACGCGTCAGGCGGAGCGGCAGGCGGAGCGGCAGGGGATGCGCCGGGGGATTCGCCGAGGGATGCGTCCGAGGGCGCGGCCCCGCGGTGGCCCGCGATCGCGATACGGTCGCCGCATGGCTGACACCCGGCTGACCACGCCCTCCTTCCTCGTCCTCGGCATCATCGACAAGCTGGGCGAGGCCACTCCGTACGACGTGAAGGTCGAGGCCGCCCGCACGGTGGCACCGTTCTGGTCGATGCCGCACGCGCAGGTGTACGCGCAGTGCGACCGGCTCGCGGAAGCGGGCCTGCTCTCGGAGGTCCGGCAGACGGGCGGGCGCAACCGGCGGCTGATGAGGCTGACCGACGCCGGGCGGGCGACCCTGGCGCAGTGGCTCGCCGACCCCACCTTCGTACCGGTCGAGGCCCGCGAGCGCGGCATCCTGAAGCTCTGGTTCGGTGCCCGACCGGCGGTGCTCGCCCCCGAGCAACTCACCGAGCACCACCGCACGCTGAGCGAGTACGAGGGACTCGCCGAGAGCGTCGGCACCCTGCTGACCAGCGGTCAGCGCGAGGCGCTGGAGTTCGGGATCCGCTACGAGCGGATGATGGTCGACTTCTGGGAGTGGGTCGCGCAGCGCGACTCGTGACGCCGCGAGGTGCACCAAGGCCGCCAAGGCTGCCAAGGCCACCACCGCCGCCAAAGCCACCAAGGCCCACCACAACCGCGCAGGACCCAGCGCGACCGGACGCGCGATCCCCTCCTCCTCGGATGTCCGCCGCGGGCGTTGACCGCGGGGCGGACCGCCGCTACCTTCTCGATAGTCCTTTCTGGACTATCGAGAAGAGAGCAGTGCCCGAGGGAGCCGCCGTGAACCGTCTCAGGAAGGTCGCCTGGGGACGCGTCGCCACGATCACCGTGGTGCTCGTCTGCCTGGGTTACGCACCGATCGCGATGACCGAGCTGTGGCCCTACGCACACCCGGGCGCACCGGCGTTCGGCCAGTGGATCCTGGCGCGCACGGTGTCGCCGAAGTACGTCGCCGACGCGCTCGCCACCCGGATCGGGCCGTACGGGCGCAGCCTGGTCCCGCTGATCGTCCACTCCGTGCTGGGCGGCCTGCTGATGCTGCTCGGGCCGGTCCAGCTGCTCTCGGCCCTGCGGCGCCGGGTCCGGCTGCACCGGGCGAGCGGGGTGGTCTTCGCGCTGACGGTCTACGCCTCGATGGCGGGCGCCGCGCTCTACCTGGCGCGCACCGCGCCGGCCGACGCCTTCGGCGGCGCGGCGTTCTGGATCGTGCTCGCCACCATCCTGGTCGGCACCGTGCTGAGCGTGAGCTTCGGGATCCTCGCCGCCGTCGGGCGCTTCCCCGACCTGCACCAGCGCTGGATGCTGCTCTGCTACGGCTTCCTGATGACCGCTCCGCTGCTGCGGCTGGAGTGGGGAGTGCTCCCGTGGGTGCTGCCGGGCCTCTCGATGGCGCAGGTGAACCAGGTGGCGATCATGCACCTCGGCTCCCTGGTCACCTTCGGCGCGCTGCTCGCCTCCCGCGCGCTGGACAAGCGGGAGAGGGTCCCCGGCGTGACCGGGAGCTGGGTGCCGCTGCCGGTGCTGGCCCTGGCCCACCTCGCCGGCGCCGTGGCACTGGCCTGGATCGTCCGCTCGTACCTCGGCTGGGGCGCCACCGGGCACCGCCTGCTGGCCGCCTACCTGCTGCCCTACGCGGCGGTCTACGCGGTGCTGCTGGTGCGCCAGTGGCGCGCGGCGCGGGCCGGGCACACCTGGGCGCGCGAGGAGTGGCGCCTGCACCTCACCGCGCTCTGCCTGGCCCCCGTGCTCTCCGCCGGGGCGGCGCTCCCCCTCCAGCACTCCCTCGGCCTGGACCGGCAGACCGCGCTCTGCGCCGGGGTCGCCATCGGCTGCGGGATGCTCGCGTTCACGGCCACCACGGTGGTGAGCCTGCGCGTGATGTACGGGCGCGAAGTGCTCGAACGGGCCGAGCCGGCGGCCGCCCGGCGCACGCGACCGGCGGCCGCCACCGCCACCGCCACCGCCACCGCCACAGAACTCGACGGTTTCCACGGAGGTGTCCGATGAGCAGCAGTCAGACAGACCCGGTGGAGCCGGAGTCCGGCGGACGCGAGCTGACCCCGGGCGTCACCATGCTGGCCACCACCGTGGCGGTGGTCAGCCTGCTGGTCGGCACCCTGATGGCGGGCGTGAGCCTCAGCGGCCACGTGTTCGGCGCCTGGCAGTCGCCCGGGCCGGTGAGTCAGGGACTGGTCGGCGCGGCCATGCTCGGCGTCTGCCCCGGCCTCTTCAGCATCGGCCGGGCCGGGCTCTGGGAGGAGGTGCGGACCCTCGTCCTGCCGCTCGCCATCGTGCTGGTGGGCCTGCTCGCCGTGACGCTGCTCAACGGCGGCCGGCTCCAGGTGGTCCGCGGCGGTCCGATCATTCTGGTCTTCTTCAGCCTCGGCTGGGTGGCCGTGCTGGGCGTGCTCGGGCTGTGCGCGGTCGGCTGCCTGCTGTGGCAGTACCTCCGGCCCGCCCGGCCGCTGCCGACCCGGGTCGCGCCGCTGCCCGCCTGGTCGAGGCCGGCGCTGGCGGTGCTCGGTTCGGGCTGGTTCGGGATCGGGGCGGGCCTGCTGGTCGACCCCGGATTCTGGTCGGCCCTCGTCCCGTGGCAGCTCGATCGCCCGGACGCCCAGGCCCTGGGCGTCTGGGGCCTCGCCCTCGGTGTCGGCGTGCTCGGCGCGCTGGCCGAGGACGACCTGACCCGCACCCGGCCCGCGCTGCTCGCCCTGCCGGGCGTCGCGGTGGCGGTCGCCGTGGTGCTGACCGTGCGCGGCTCCCAGGTGCGGTGGGCCTCGGCGGCGGGCGTCTCGCTGATCACCCTGGTCGGCGGCCTGCTGGTGGCGG
Coding sequences within:
- a CDS encoding MarR family winged helix-turn-helix transcriptional regulator, translating into MPDATADRTPEPAPDHGRAGDLDQLARAAYRLSAADARLRGRATRTPGALSLTHARALRALADQGPLPVGRLAAATETTGAATTQLVNGLVAAGYVSRERPPGDKRSVLVTLTEEGRRRHEERQAVLLDALRDSLTQHDSAALAAAADVLGRLAEIYDLL
- a CDS encoding PadR family transcriptional regulator, which encodes MADTRLTTPSFLVLGIIDKLGEATPYDVKVEAARTVAPFWSMPHAQVYAQCDRLAEAGLLSEVRQTGGRNRRLMRLTDAGRATLAQWLADPTFVPVEARERGILKLWFGARPAVLAPEQLTEHHRTLSEYEGLAESVGTLLTSGQREALEFGIRYERMMVDFWEWVAQRDS
- a CDS encoding DUF2306 domain-containing protein, yielding MNRLRKVAWGRVATITVVLVCLGYAPIAMTELWPYAHPGAPAFGQWILARTVSPKYVADALATRIGPYGRSLVPLIVHSVLGGLLMLLGPVQLLSALRRRVRLHRASGVVFALTVYASMAGAALYLARTAPADAFGGAAFWIVLATILVGTVLSVSFGILAAVGRFPDLHQRWMLLCYGFLMTAPLLRLEWGVLPWVLPGLSMAQVNQVAIMHLGSLVTFGALLASRALDKRERVPGVTGSWVPLPVLALAHLAGAVALAWIVRSYLGWGATGHRLLAAYLLPYAAVYAVLLVRQWRAARAGHTWAREEWRLHLTALCLAPVLSAGAALPLQHSLGLDRQTALCAGVAIGCGMLAFTATTVVSLRVMYGREVLERAEPAAARRTRPAAATATATATATELDGFHGGVR